cgctgcagctgacGGCTTATTTTTAAGGAATGAACCACATTGCGTCACAAGTTTAGCACTTTATCAAACCCGTGGTTTAATCAGGTTGAACCAGACGAAGGCGGAAGGTTCCTGACATCAGTACGTCTCAGGCTTCACAAAACTtcatattctttttatttttgcattcaCTCATTCAACATTGGAGCCATTAAAGCCAGGACTGAGGGTTCCTCAGTACACAACTCAGGCTTCCAAATACATTTTCAAGTCATTTCAGCTAAATCAGGGTTTATTACATTCAAACTACGGAGCAGATAAATGTCAGATATGCGTTTTAAACAAGAGGCACATTTCCCATTTAATGGATTCATTTGCTGTTGGGAAGCTAGATGGCAGCACAGCACCGTTCAGCTCCATcacatctgagctgcagcttccatcgcttccatggcaacagatgatggctcgtttcacccTCCTTAACTTACATACACACAAGGAACTGATTTACACACTTAACATACGTTAACAGAGATGTTGTCTTTTTATTACTGTTGAGTATAAGGAGCTGTATGTATTAGCTATATACACTGTACATGTAGATAAGTGCTGGGGGTAAATACGGTCCAGTTTGCTCAGGGGATCCTGACTGTGAGCGTCTGGGATCCAGTCATGTGACGTCTCTTCTCCGTCCCCAGTTCAGGCTGCCAGGCTCATGTCTGATGGAGGACCAACATTCTTATAAATCAGTTTCTATGGTTGGAGTCTCCCATCCCGCGACCTGAGCTTCTTCTGGGCTGTGCAGATGGAGCAGCTCTCCTGTTTGAAGTGTGTGGAATGAAACCTGTTCATCTGCAGAGACCTTGGAGGATTCTCTTAGTCCTGTTCCGGTCTCAGACCACTGCacatgtgcgtttgtgtctccagaggagccgagcggcttcgcggcgccgccgcccgtAGCCACAAGGCCCGATCTTGCCGAGAGGAGCCTTGGCGTCTTTGGGCTTGTTGTTAATCTTGTAGATTTCGTGCATCAGGTCTTGGTACACGCATGTGCCAAGTTTGCAGCCATTTGCTTTGGTTGATGCTGACCTCTTGGCTCTGAAGTAGAAACcagaagaagaaagcagagCCGTTTGAGTTTCCATTATCACCACTGGCTTAGTGTTACCAGCAACAGTTGCCCACGGTGACACGTGTGTCCTGCAGACAGGATGTGGGGTTTGATACCTTGGGGCTGGCGCCTCTTTGTCCTGCTGGGCTCCAACATGGACACCAGGGAGGCGGTCAGCGGCtgtggctgcggctgcggctgcggctgcgctgcTACTCAGGTCTCGCTTCACGTGGCTCTGCAGCCATATTTGAAACCTTCAACACAGAAGTAAGATGctgtcagagacagaggaggatgcTTTTATCCTGTTCACCTCCGATCATGAAGAAAACACCACCATGATTGACTCATGAGTAATACTGTGTTAAAGTTTATTAGAGTTCAGAGATTCATTATATTGTTTTACATTCCATCCCATGATGAACTGACGGGTCCGTCTTTGCTTTTGAACCCTCCACCTCACCTCTTTTTCAGGCTGGACGTGAGCTCGTCTCCCTTCAGCGGGAGCACCGTGGTGATAAGGCAGCAGCAGACGACCGTGTGCAGGACTAACCTCATCCTGGCTGCAAACTGGGAGTAATAACAAGAGCTTGGTGGTTTTTCCTGAACGTTAGACAAACAATGAGGTAacgcacacaaaaaacacaaaaaaactcCTTAT
The genomic region above belongs to Betta splendens chromosome 6, fBetSpl5.4, whole genome shotgun sequence and contains:
- the LOC114857346 gene encoding pro-adrenomedullin-like, with protein sequence MRLVLHTVVCCCLITTVLPLKGDELTSSLKKRFQIWLQSHVKRDLSSSAAAAAAAATAADRLPGVHVGAQQDKEAPAPRAKRSASTKANGCKLGTCVYQDLMHEIYKINNKPKDAKAPLGKIGPCGYGRRRREAARLLWRHKRTCAVV